Proteins encoded together in one Felis catus isolate Fca126 chromosome A2 unlocalized genomic scaffold, F.catus_Fca126_mat1.0 chrA2_random_Un_scaffold_37, whole genome shotgun sequence window:
- the LOC123383548 gene encoding transport and Golgi organization protein 1 homolog translates to MKEINKYKQQNEERQEQLQQAELTFRHQIAVHENNAQDNWVKPQIWEREMAEQSREVAHLKHRLDVMEGKRLLEGYRRQRTMPGSPETQNPLRRGSLADPETGATSVSYSSSDCTKNADKDKVLTSFKKR, encoded by the exons atgaaagaaataaacaagtacaa gcaacaaaatgaagaaagacaagAACAGCTGCAGCAGGCAGAACTCACCTTCAGACACCAG ATCGCAGTTCATGAGAATAATGCTCAGGACAACTGG GTCAAGCCTCAGAtctgggagagggaaatggcagagCAGAGCCGAGAGGTCGCCCACTTGAAACACAG actgGATGTGATGGAAGGAAAGAGGCTGCTTGAGGGATACAGGAGGCAGAGAACAATGCCTGGAAGTCCAGAGACGCAGAACCCTCTGAGGAGAG GGTCCTTAGCAGATCCAGAAACTGGTGCAACCTCTGTGAGTTACAGCAGCTCTGACTGTACGAAGAATGCAGACAAGGACAAG